A DNA window from Acetobacter aceti NBRC 14818 contains the following coding sequences:
- the dnaA gene encoding chromosomal replication initiator protein DnaA: MSGLLTEAWDRIAGRMRAEVGDVEYRTWLQQIVLGPVDGDEVTLMLPTRFLRDWVRSQYGDRLSALWNQEIPAIRRVELQVMRPGDVVAAPPAADGEGGASAAPAEVTPAPAARAASAPSDRVSDTRSDLVAPLDQRFTFDTFVVGKPNEFAYACARRVAEKPSSVGFNPLFLYGGVGLGKTHLMHSIGAELIRRGGISVAYMSAEKFMYRFIAAIRSQSTVEFKDHLRSVDVLMIDDLQFLIGKDNTQEEFFHTFNALVDAGRQIVVSADKSPSDLSGLEDRLRTRLGCGMVADIHATTFELRISILEAKATASGVVVPGKVLEFLAHKITTNVRELEGALNRLIAHANLFGRPITLESTQDVLHDILKAHDRRVTIEEIQRKVSEHWNIRLTDMSSARRARAVARPRQVAMYLAKQLTSRSLPEIGRKFGNRDHTTVMHAVSRVQELMERDTAFAEDVELLRRMLES; the protein is encoded by the coding sequence ATGTCAGGTCTGCTCACAGAGGCGTGGGACAGGATTGCAGGCCGCATGAGAGCCGAAGTCGGGGACGTCGAATACCGGACCTGGCTTCAGCAGATTGTTCTTGGTCCTGTCGATGGTGATGAAGTCACCCTGATGCTCCCCACACGCTTTCTGCGGGATTGGGTCCGGAGCCAGTATGGTGATCGGCTGAGTGCGCTGTGGAATCAGGAAATTCCCGCCATTCGTCGCGTCGAACTTCAGGTCATGCGTCCGGGGGATGTGGTCGCCGCGCCTCCTGCGGCTGATGGGGAGGGTGGCGCGTCTGCTGCGCCTGCTGAAGTGACGCCCGCACCAGCGGCTCGCGCTGCTTCCGCCCCGAGCGATCGTGTCTCAGATACAAGATCCGATCTAGTGGCTCCGCTTGATCAGCGTTTCACGTTTGATACGTTCGTCGTCGGCAAGCCCAACGAGTTTGCCTACGCCTGCGCGCGCCGTGTCGCCGAAAAACCATCCAGCGTCGGCTTCAATCCGCTATTTCTGTATGGCGGTGTTGGTCTCGGCAAAACGCATCTCATGCACTCCATTGGTGCTGAGTTGATACGTCGGGGCGGTATCTCGGTAGCGTATATGTCGGCCGAGAAGTTCATGTACCGCTTCATCGCCGCCATCCGCTCCCAGTCGACTGTCGAGTTCAAGGACCATCTGCGTTCGGTCGATGTGCTGATGATTGATGATCTTCAGTTCCTGATCGGTAAGGATAATACGCAGGAAGAGTTCTTCCATACGTTCAATGCGCTGGTCGATGCGGGACGACAGATTGTCGTGTCAGCAGACAAGTCGCCGTCCGATCTGTCCGGTCTTGAGGATCGTCTGAGAACACGGCTCGGCTGCGGTATGGTCGCGGATATCCATGCGACGACGTTCGAGCTTCGCATCTCCATTCTGGAAGCGAAAGCCACGGCTTCGGGCGTGGTTGTGCCGGGCAAGGTTCTGGAGTTTCTTGCCCACAAGATCACCACCAATGTGCGTGAGCTTGAGGGGGCGCTGAACCGGCTGATCGCTCACGCCAATCTGTTCGGGCGTCCGATCACGCTGGAATCCACGCAGGACGTTCTGCACGATATTCTCAAGGCCCATGACCGCCGCGTGACGATCGAGGAAATCCAGCGCAAGGTCTCCGAGCACTGGAACATCCGTCTGACCGACATGTCTTCCGCCCGCCGCGCCCGGGCCGTTGCGCGTCCCCGGCAGGTCGCCATGTATTTGGCCAAGCAGTTGACCAGTCGCTCGCTGCCGGAAATCGGACGCAAATTTGGCAACCGCGATCACACGACGGTCATGCATGCTGTCTCTCGCGTGCAGGAGCTTATGGAGCGGGACACGGCGTTTGCCGAGGATGTCGAGCTTCTGCGTCGGATGCTTGAGAGCTGA
- the dnaN gene encoding DNA polymerase III subunit beta produces MKFTADRATLLKALAHIQSVAEKRNTIPILANVLIDANNGHLSLTATDMEIAVVEEVPAEIHTPGAVTAPAAVLYEIVRKLPDGVEVELSHPGGEAQLDLRAGRYTTRMNALPVDDFPSMVAGDLPHQFKLNSGVLKSLIDRSRFAISTEETRYYLNGIYMHVTEGEAGGLLRAVATDGHRLARVETEVPAGASGMPGVIIPRKTIGEIRKLLDEAPDEVDVSVSDTRIQFGVGSITLTSKLIDGTFPEYQRVIPSGNNRTLRVGKKDFSDAVGRVAAISQERSRPVKLVLSRDLLILSATSADQGTAKEELDDTRVTYDGDDMEIGFQARYLNDITDQVSKDVEFVFADSSAPTIVRDVDSPSALYVLMPMRV; encoded by the coding sequence ATGAAGTTTACGGCCGATCGCGCAACGCTGCTCAAGGCTCTTGCACATATTCAGAGCGTTGCCGAGAAGCGGAACACAATTCCCATCCTCGCCAATGTGCTGATTGACGCCAATAACGGTCATCTGAGTCTGACCGCTACAGACATGGAAATCGCGGTTGTCGAGGAAGTGCCGGCTGAAATCCATACGCCGGGCGCGGTGACGGCTCCTGCCGCCGTGCTGTATGAAATCGTTCGCAAGCTGCCGGACGGTGTTGAAGTCGAACTCAGCCATCCCGGCGGCGAGGCGCAGCTTGATCTCCGCGCCGGGCGCTACACGACGCGGATGAACGCTCTTCCGGTCGATGATTTCCCCTCCATGGTAGCCGGTGATCTTCCACACCAGTTCAAGTTGAATAGCGGTGTGCTAAAATCCCTGATCGACCGTTCCCGCTTCGCCATTTCCACGGAAGAAACCCGCTACTACCTGAACGGCATCTACATGCACGTCACAGAGGGTGAGGCAGGCGGTCTGCTGCGCGCGGTTGCTACAGACGGACACCGTCTGGCTCGTGTCGAAACCGAGGTTCCTGCCGGGGCTTCCGGCATGCCGGGCGTGATCATCCCGCGCAAGACCATTGGTGAAATCCGCAAGCTGCTGGACGAAGCGCCGGATGAGGTGGATGTCTCTGTCTCCGATACCCGCATCCAGTTCGGCGTGGGGTCCATCACCCTGACATCCAAACTGATCGATGGCACGTTCCCGGAATATCAGCGGGTGATTCCATCCGGCAACAACCGCACCCTGCGCGTCGGCAAGAAGGATTTCTCCGATGCGGTTGGGCGCGTCGCAGCCATCAGCCAGGAACGTTCGCGCCCCGTGAAGCTGGTTCTCTCGCGTGATCTGCTCATCCTTTCCGCCACGAGCGCCGATCAGGGCACAGCGAAGGAAGAGCTGGACGACACGCGCGTCACCTATGACGGTGACGACATGGAGATCGGGTTTCAGGCTCGCTATCTGAACGACATCACTGATCAGGTAAGCAAGGATGTGGAGTTCGTCTTTGCCGACAGTTCGGCTCCGACCATCGTGCGTGACGTGGACAGCCCTTCGGCGCTTTACGTCCTGATGCCCATGCGGGTCTGA
- the recF gene encoding DNA replication/repair protein RecF (All proteins in this family for which functions are known are DNA-binding proteins that assist the filamentation of RecA onto DNA for the initiation of recombination or recombinational repair.) — protein MTSLDRLVLAGFRNYRRFVWEPECSPVVITGENGSGKTNLLEALSLLVPGRGLRGARNADLPLREASGEPALTGWGVTARFSDNTSDFEVSTGMEAGQSGARKFLLDGSQMRARDIAAANLSAVWLTPQMDRLFGESASGRRRFLDRLVVAMVPQHAPELAACERATAQRNRFLSEGRTDDVWLSGIEDAMARHGVAVVAARREMVSRLNVMGADPQGAFPSAHLSLLCPIADRLDNEPALAVEDWLRSVLWEGRTADRQRGHAIVGAHRTDFTLRDLETGRQAAEASTGQQKALLIDIILAHARLMGEGAGTAPMLLLDEPLVHLDQRRRKALLETLLDFQTPVLLTGTDRSPFAPLTDKASFVTLQDGQIVAARTD, from the coding sequence ATGACGTCTCTTGATCGTCTCGTTCTGGCCGGTTTCCGCAATTATCGAAGGTTTGTGTGGGAGCCGGAGTGCTCGCCGGTTGTGATCACCGGTGAGAACGGCAGCGGCAAGACCAATCTTCTGGAAGCATTGTCGCTGCTGGTTCCGGGCCGAGGCCTTCGCGGGGCCAGAAATGCGGATCTTCCTTTGCGGGAAGCTTCCGGCGAGCCCGCTCTAACAGGTTGGGGCGTTACCGCCCGTTTTTCTGACAATACAAGCGATTTCGAGGTCTCCACTGGCATGGAGGCCGGACAGTCGGGTGCGCGCAAGTTTCTACTCGATGGTTCGCAGATGCGCGCGCGAGATATTGCGGCGGCCAATCTGTCCGCTGTCTGGCTGACCCCGCAAATGGATCGGCTGTTTGGCGAGAGCGCGAGCGGACGTCGCCGCTTTCTGGATCGCCTCGTCGTGGCGATGGTGCCGCAGCACGCGCCCGAACTGGCCGCCTGCGAACGGGCGACAGCGCAGCGGAATCGTTTTCTCTCCGAAGGACGGACGGATGATGTCTGGCTGTCAGGGATCGAGGACGCCATGGCGCGACATGGCGTGGCCGTTGTCGCGGCAAGACGGGAGATGGTTTCACGCCTGAACGTCATGGGCGCAGATCCGCAGGGAGCCTTTCCTTCCGCGCATCTTTCCTTACTTTGCCCCATTGCTGATCGGCTCGATAATGAGCCGGCGCTTGCGGTTGAAGACTGGTTGCGGAGCGTTCTGTGGGAAGGGCGCACAGCAGACCGGCAACGTGGCCATGCGATTGTCGGAGCGCATCGCACCGATTTTACGCTTCGGGATCTGGAGACAGGACGGCAGGCGGCGGAGGCCAGTACGGGACAGCAGAAAGCTCTGCTGATCGACATCATTCTGGCGCATGCCCGCCTGATGGGGGAGGGCGCCGGAACCGCGCCGATGCTTTTACTCGATGAACCTCTGGTGCATCTCGATCAGCGGCGTCGGAAAGCCCTGCTTGAGACGTTGCTCGATTTTCAGACGCCGGTTTTGCTGACAGGGACCGATCGCTCTCCCTTTGCGCCACTGACCGATAAGGCCAGTTTCGTCACGCTACAGGACGGCCAGATTGTCGCAGCGCGCACTGACTGA
- the gyrB gene encoding DNA topoisomerase (ATP-hydrolyzing) subunit B, translated as MTETSSSVSSAENDDYGASSISVLKGLDAVRKRPGMYIGDTDDGSGLHHMAFEIIDNAVDEAQAGFATHCELILNADGSVTVRDNGRGIPTDMHEEEGISAAEVVLTKLHAGGKFNQNSYKVSGGLHGVGAAVVNALSEWMEVRIWRQGLEHVIRFAHGERIEPLTVVGPSDEERGTQVTFKPSAATFAKTIFEFPVLERRLRELAFLNSGLKITLRDERTEPFREEVFHYDGGLIAFVEWLDRARTPIIVPPISGSLENPENGIKVEFALTWNDSYHETMLCFTNNIPQRDGGSHLAGFRQALTRIVGKYAESIAKKDSASLVGEDMREGLTAVLSVKVPDPKFSSQTKDKLVSSEVQPVVHTAAADMIGHWFETHPKEAKLVVAKVLDAASAREAARRARELTRRKGVLDISSLPGKLADCQERDASKAEVFIVEGDSAGGTAKQGRDRRFQAILPLKGKILNVERARFDRMLGSAEIGTLITALGTGIGRGEADQGGFDISKLRYHRIVIMTDADVDGSHIRTLLLTFFFRQMPELIEKGYLYIAQPPLYRAKRGNEERYLKDDAALEQYLLDKALGNAALTLGAGRVLEGEDLLAEINFMRDASRVIGRLSSRIPLWVIEQAAIAGIFNTDRDAALAQVPELQRRLDAASRESERGWKISLNDSGLEMGRSVRGIGETYRMEASTLAGNDARWLAANLERFLRDYSNGIHLRLDAGTEVTVAGPAEAFARLLAQGRKGLAINRFKGLGEMNDEQLWDTTLDPATRTLLQVRVEDMEEAGAVFSTLMGDVVEPRRDFIVGNALKVANLDV; from the coding sequence ATGACCGAAACTTCCAGTTCTGTTTCTTCCGCCGAAAATGACGACTACGGCGCGTCCTCCATTTCGGTGCTCAAGGGACTGGACGCAGTACGCAAACGTCCGGGCATGTATATCGGTGATACGGATGACGGGTCCGGTCTGCACCATATGGCCTTCGAAATTATTGATAACGCCGTTGACGAGGCGCAGGCGGGGTTCGCCACACACTGCGAACTGATCCTGAACGCCGATGGCAGCGTGACTGTGCGCGATAACGGTCGCGGTATTCCGACCGACATGCATGAGGAAGAAGGGATCAGCGCGGCGGAAGTCGTTCTGACCAAGCTTCATGCAGGCGGCAAATTCAACCAGAATTCCTACAAGGTCTCTGGCGGTCTGCATGGCGTCGGCGCCGCTGTGGTGAACGCCCTTTCCGAGTGGATGGAAGTGCGTATCTGGCGGCAGGGACTGGAGCATGTGATCCGCTTCGCCCACGGTGAGCGTATCGAGCCGCTCACGGTCGTTGGGCCGTCGGACGAGGAGCGGGGTACTCAGGTCACGTTCAAGCCAAGTGCTGCGACATTTGCCAAGACAATCTTTGAGTTTCCTGTGCTGGAGCGCCGTCTCCGTGAGCTGGCATTCCTGAATTCCGGCTTGAAAATTACTCTGCGCGATGAACGCACCGAGCCGTTCAGGGAAGAAGTCTTTCATTATGATGGCGGCCTGATCGCGTTCGTGGAGTGGCTCGATCGCGCCCGCACGCCAATCATTGTTCCGCCCATTTCGGGCAGTCTTGAAAACCCGGAAAACGGCATCAAGGTCGAGTTCGCCCTGACCTGGAACGACAGCTATCATGAAACGATGCTGTGCTTCACGAACAACATCCCGCAGCGGGATGGTGGCTCGCATCTGGCCGGTTTCCGGCAGGCGCTGACGCGCATCGTGGGCAAATACGCGGAAAGCATTGCAAAGAAAGATTCGGCTTCGCTGGTAGGCGAGGATATGCGCGAAGGTCTGACCGCCGTGCTGTCGGTCAAAGTGCCTGACCCGAAATTCTCTTCGCAGACCAAGGACAAGCTGGTTTCATCAGAAGTGCAGCCGGTCGTGCATACGGCTGCGGCCGACATGATCGGCCACTGGTTCGAGACGCATCCGAAAGAAGCGAAGCTGGTCGTCGCCAAGGTGCTCGATGCCGCTTCCGCACGTGAGGCTGCCCGTCGTGCCCGTGAACTGACCCGCCGCAAGGGCGTGCTGGATATTTCCTCGCTGCCGGGAAAGCTGGCTGACTGTCAGGAACGTGACGCTTCCAAGGCCGAAGTTTTCATCGTTGAGGGTGACTCCGCTGGCGGAACTGCCAAGCAGGGACGTGATCGTCGTTTTCAGGCCATTCTGCCGCTCAAGGGCAAGATCCTGAACGTCGAGCGTGCACGCTTTGACCGTATGCTCGGTTCTGCGGAAATCGGCACATTGATCACGGCGCTTGGCACGGGCATCGGGCGCGGTGAGGCGGATCAGGGTGGCTTTGATATCAGCAAGCTCCGTTATCATCGCATCGTCATCATGACTGACGCTGACGTTGACGGCTCTCATATCCGCACGCTGCTGCTAACCTTCTTCTTCCGCCAGATGCCGGAGTTGATTGAGAAGGGCTATCTCTACATCGCGCAGCCGCCGCTCTATCGCGCCAAGCGTGGTAATGAAGAGCGCTACCTCAAGGATGATGCAGCACTTGAGCAGTATCTGCTCGACAAGGCGCTGGGAAATGCTGCGTTGACGCTGGGGGCGGGTCGCGTTCTGGAAGGCGAGGATCTGCTCGCAGAGATCAACTTCATGCGGGATGCGTCTCGTGTCATCGGACGTCTGTCGTCGCGTATCCCGCTCTGGGTCATTGAACAGGCTGCTATTGCCGGAATCTTCAATACGGATCGCGATGCAGCTCTGGCGCAGGTTCCGGAATTGCAGCGACGTCTGGACGCCGCTTCCCGTGAATCCGAGCGTGGCTGGAAGATTTCGCTCAACGATTCCGGTCTGGAAATGGGCCGCAGCGTGCGCGGTATCGGCGAGACCTATCGCATGGAAGCCTCCACGCTGGCCGGGAATGACGCCCGCTGGCTCGCCGCCAATCTGGAGCGGTTCTTGCGTGATTATTCCAACGGTATTCATCTCAGACTGGATGCTGGCACGGAAGTCACCGTCGCCGGACCAGCAGAGGCGTTTGCCCGTCTGCTGGCGCAGGGACGCAAGGGGCTGGCGATCAACCGCTTCAAAGGCCTCGGCGAGATGAACGACGAGCAGCTTTGGGACACCACGCTCGACCCGGCGACCCGCACCCTGCTTCAGGTCCGTGTCGAGGACATGGAAGAGGCTGGCGCGGTCTTCTCGACGCTGATGGGTGATGTGGTTGAGCCGCGTCGTGACTTCATTGTCGGCAACGCCCTCAAGGTCGCCAATCTCGACGTCTGA
- a CDS encoding hemolysin family protein translates to MSDTDHSNGANGSQKTRKGLFSFFSRKKDQGVRHSIAALVQEAADAGEGGDKAPELDRQERALIANVLRLRETSADDVMVPRADIVAMPADISLDDALAMMRRENHSRMPVYRGQLDDIVGMIHVKDLIAYVGTSEAFNLETLLRQPLMIAPQMPVLDLLLMMRQRQVHLALVIDEYGGIDGVVTIEDLVETIVGDISDEHDEPSVALIVERPDGSFDVDARCPVETFEEQIGPILTDSEREAEIETIGGLVFRLAGHVPTRGEVLNHESGFVFRILDADARHIRKVRVRKPTEIQAPPAGTGAENSES, encoded by the coding sequence ATGAGCGACACAGACCATTCAAACGGTGCAAACGGGTCGCAGAAAACCCGTAAAGGCCTGTTTTCTTTTTTCAGTCGCAAAAAAGATCAGGGAGTCCGCCATTCCATTGCTGCACTGGTGCAGGAAGCGGCGGACGCTGGGGAAGGTGGTGATAAAGCCCCTGAGCTGGACCGTCAGGAAAGAGCACTGATCGCCAATGTGCTGCGTCTGCGTGAAACCAGCGCGGATGACGTGATGGTGCCGCGTGCGGACATTGTGGCGATGCCCGCCGATATCAGCCTCGACGATGCACTGGCGATGATGCGGCGCGAGAACCACTCGCGCATGCCGGTCTATCGCGGGCAGCTCGACGATATAGTCGGCATGATCCATGTGAAGGATCTGATTGCCTATGTCGGCACGAGCGAGGCGTTCAATCTGGAAACGCTGCTGCGCCAGCCTCTGATGATCGCGCCGCAGATGCCGGTGCTCGATCTGCTGCTGATGATGCGACAACGACAGGTCCATCTGGCGCTTGTGATCGACGAATATGGCGGTATCGACGGCGTCGTCACCATCGAAGATCTGGTGGAGACGATTGTCGGAGATATTTCGGATGAGCACGATGAACCCTCAGTCGCACTGATTGTCGAACGCCCCGACGGCTCCTTCGACGTGGACGCCCGCTGCCCGGTAGAGACGTTCGAGGAACAGATCGGCCCGATCCTGACAGACTCAGAGCGGGAAGCGGAGATCGAGACCATTGGCGGTCTGGTCTTCCGGCTTGCGGGTCATGTCCCGACACGCGGTGAAGTCCTGAACCATGAAAGCGGCTTTGTTTTCCGCATTCTGGATGCGGACGCCCGTCATATCCGCAAGGTTCGTGTCAGAAAACCAACAGAAATTCAGGCACCGCCTGCCGGCACGGGAGCGGAGAACAGCGAAAGCTGA
- the ybeY gene encoding rRNA maturation RNase YbeY, producing the protein MEPPSTDSCALQSAADGEPSPYGAGLFPFPPTQWEDDTGTGDNGPEIIVEDTGWRAVVPHVERLVRRASDASLVWMERRFSGVALVLPETIVLSSDRVVKKLNARHRGRNKPTNVLTFEPPPGYPGGEIILALGVVCREALTARKPVAHHLAHLIAHGILHLSGHDHHEAGDARRMEMEEARVLAMMGLPNPWKSRT; encoded by the coding sequence ATGGAACCGCCAAGTACTGACAGCTGCGCTCTTCAGAGCGCGGCAGACGGCGAGCCCTCCCCTTACGGGGCTGGGCTCTTCCCCTTCCCTCCCACACAGTGGGAGGATGACACCGGAACAGGTGACAATGGTCCCGAGATCATTGTCGAAGACACGGGGTGGCGCGCTGTCGTCCCTCATGTCGAGCGACTGGTCCGACGCGCCAGCGACGCCAGTCTTGTCTGGATGGAGCGTCGCTTTTCCGGAGTGGCCCTTGTGCTTCCGGAAACGATCGTCCTGTCCTCGGACAGGGTCGTGAAAAAGCTCAATGCGCGTCATCGCGGTCGTAACAAACCGACCAATGTCCTGACATTCGAGCCGCCGCCCGGTTATCCCGGTGGCGAAATCATCCTTGCTCTGGGTGTTGTGTGCAGGGAGGCCCTGACTGCGAGAAAACCTGTTGCGCATCATCTGGCGCACCTGATTGCGCACGGCATTCTTCATCTCAGCGGCCATGATCATCATGAAGCTGGCGATGCACGACGCATGGAGATGGAAGAAGCCCGTGTCCTGGCAATGATGGGTCTTCCCAACCCGTGGAAGTCCCGGACATGA
- a CDS encoding PhoH family protein, with protein sequence MSRTTTLQFGDNALLAQLVGDHDRHLRHMAEALGVRIACKGNRIAIVGEPGRTALAHSALTTLYRKLERGTPINTDEIDAAIRLSDIHAALRDQVPGQTPEAATEVETKPNNGPRLMINDLPAIRTRRGAIEPRSPGQAAYMEMLARNEMVFGVGPAGTGKTYLAVAQAVAMLQSGQVDRIILSRPAVEAGERLGFLPGDLKEKIDPYLRPLYDALHDMMPGDQVTRRMATGDIEVAPLAFMRGRTLAHAYVILDEAQNTTPAQMKMFLTRMGNGTRMVVTGDLSQVDLPSGTTSGLQDALDTLEGVQGIAINRFDARDVVRHRLVARIVDAYDDKKTVERETSRNQRFRREHNGTAKY encoded by the coding sequence ATGTCGCGAACGACAACCCTGCAGTTCGGAGATAACGCCCTTCTGGCGCAACTGGTCGGCGACCATGACCGACATCTGCGTCACATGGCGGAAGCTCTGGGAGTGCGCATTGCCTGCAAGGGCAACCGGATTGCGATTGTCGGGGAACCGGGCCGCACGGCGCTTGCTCACTCCGCGCTGACGACTCTCTATCGCAAGCTGGAGCGTGGCACGCCGATCAACACGGATGAGATCGACGCCGCCATCCGTCTTTCCGACATTCATGCCGCCCTGCGGGATCAGGTGCCCGGTCAGACGCCGGAAGCGGCCACCGAAGTCGAGACGAAGCCGAACAACGGCCCACGGTTGATGATCAATGATCTTCCAGCCATTCGGACCCGTCGGGGGGCTATCGAGCCACGTTCTCCGGGTCAGGCCGCCTATATGGAGATGCTGGCCCGCAATGAGATGGTGTTCGGCGTCGGCCCAGCCGGAACCGGCAAGACCTATCTCGCGGTGGCTCAGGCTGTCGCGATGCTGCAATCAGGCCAGGTCGATCGGATCATTCTGTCGCGGCCTGCTGTTGAAGCGGGCGAACGGCTGGGCTTCCTGCCCGGCGACCTGAAGGAAAAGATCGACCCCTATCTGCGCCCGCTCTACGACGCGCTGCATGATATGATGCCCGGTGATCAGGTCACCCGGCGCATGGCGACTGGCGATATCGAAGTCGCGCCTCTCGCCTTCATGCGTGGTCGCACATTGGCTCATGCCTATGTGATTCTCGATGAAGCGCAGAACACGACCCCTGCGCAGATGAAGATGTTCCTGACCCGCATGGGCAATGGAACACGTATGGTCGTCACAGGTGATCTCAGTCAGGTCGATCTGCCGTCCGGCACGACTTCCGGTCTGCAGGACGCGCTCGATACGCTGGAAGGCGTACAAGGCATCGCCATCAATCGCTTTGACGCGAGAGACGTTGTGCGGCACAGACTGGTAGCGCGCATTGTTGATGCGTATGATGACAAGAAGACGGTGGAACGGGAGACCTCCCGCAACCAGAGATTCCGCCGGGAGCACAATGGAACCGCCAAGTACTGA
- the miaB gene encoding tRNA (N6-isopentenyl adenosine(37)-C2)-methylthiotransferase MiaB produces the protein MITWGCQMNVYDSARMTDVLRPLGYAPVDDPAQADMIILNTCHIRDRAAEKVFSELGRLRHIKEERSTEGRQTVLAVAGCVAQAEGEQILKRAPYVDIVLGPQTYHRLPEMVARAARAGGSVIDTDFPAEQKFDFLPDSEAPQTAGNVTAFLTVQEGCDKFCSFCVVPYTRGAEASRPVASVLAEARRMVASGVRELTLLGQNVNAYHGEGPDGGTWSLAQLAYALAEIPGLERIRYMTSHPRDMGDDLIMAHRDLPALMPFLHLPVQAGSDKILKAMNRGHTADEYRHLVDRLRAVRPDLALSSDFIVGHPGETDEDFEATMQLIRDVGFALAYSFKYSIRPGTPAAGAPLQVAEAVKDERLQALQALLRDQQDSFNDAVVDVVAPVLFTGRGRKPGQMVGRSPWLQPVHVDGPDDLVGRTVPVLITERRSNSLVGTLVEECMPA, from the coding sequence ATGATCACATGGGGCTGCCAGATGAACGTGTATGACAGCGCCCGCATGACGGATGTCCTGCGCCCGCTCGGCTATGCGCCGGTGGATGATCCCGCGCAGGCGGACATGATCATTCTCAACACCTGCCACATCCGTGACCGCGCCGCCGAGAAGGTGTTTTCCGAACTGGGACGGCTGCGTCACATCAAGGAGGAACGGAGCACCGAAGGTCGCCAGACCGTTCTGGCCGTGGCAGGATGCGTTGCGCAGGCGGAAGGTGAGCAGATCCTCAAGCGTGCGCCCTATGTGGACATCGTGCTCGGCCCACAGACCTATCACCGCCTGCCGGAGATGGTGGCCCGCGCCGCTCGCGCCGGTGGGTCCGTGATCGATACGGATTTCCCTGCCGAGCAGAAGTTCGACTTTCTGCCCGACAGTGAAGCGCCGCAGACCGCGGGCAATGTGACCGCTTTCCTCACGGTGCAGGAAGGCTGCGACAAGTTTTGCTCGTTCTGCGTGGTGCCTTACACCCGTGGCGCTGAAGCCAGCCGTCCCGTCGCCTCCGTGCTGGCGGAAGCCCGTCGCATGGTCGCAAGCGGCGTGCGCGAACTGACCCTGCTCGGACAGAACGTCAACGCCTATCACGGCGAAGGTCCGGACGGCGGGACATGGAGCCTTGCCCAACTGGCTTACGCGCTGGCGGAAATTCCGGGGCTGGAGCGCATCCGCTACATGACCTCCCACCCGCGCGACATGGGCGATGACCTGATCATGGCGCACCGTGATCTGCCTGCGCTGATGCCCTTCCTGCATCTGCCTGTGCAGGCGGGTTCGGACAAGATCCTCAAGGCGATGAACCGGGGCCATACGGCGGACGAGTATCGCCATCTTGTGGATCGTCTGCGGGCCGTGCGCCCGGATCTGGCCCTGTCCTCCGATTTCATCGTCGGGCATCCGGGTGAAACCGATGAGGATTTCGAGGCGACCATGCAGCTGATCCGCGATGTCGGGTTCGCGCTGGCCTACTCGTTCAAATACTCGATCCGACCGGGAACTCCGGCGGCGGGTGCTCCGTTGCAGGTAGCGGAGGCCGTCAAGGACGAGCGTCTTCAAGCATTGCAGGCACTGCTGCGCGATCAACAGGATTCCTTCAACGACGCTGTTGTGGATGTTGTCGCGCCGGTGCTGTTCACAGGTCGGGGCCGCAAACCGGGCCAGATGGTCGGTCGGTCCCCTTGGCTTCAGCCGGTTCATGTCGATGGACCGGATGATCTGGTCGGCAGGACTGTTCCTGTCCTGATCACAGAACGACGCAGCAATTCGCTGGTCGGAACGCTTGTCGAGGAGTGTATGCCCGCTTGA